From the Carya illinoinensis cultivar Pawnee chromosome 4, C.illinoinensisPawnee_v1, whole genome shotgun sequence genome, one window contains:
- the LOC122308508 gene encoding uncharacterized protein LOC122308508: MALRRIFGFSDGELMRADAKPCSRLMRQTAGIFTVGGGLAFWILCRLHYGPRITVPRSLRWAACGAVSVSSSTALLVRLFSPECESQNIAAYDNKK; this comes from the exons ATGGCATTAAGGCGAATTTTTGGGTTTTCTGATGGCGAGCTGATGCGGGCGGATGCAAAACCTTGTTCCAGATTGATGAGACAAACGGCTGGAATTTTTACAGTTGGAGGAGGATTGGCATTTTGGATTCTTTGTAGATTGCATTATG GTCCTAGAATTACGGTTCCTAGGAGTCTTCGCTGGGCAGCTTGTGGAGCAGTATCGGTCAGCTCATCCACTGCTCTACTGGTTCGCTTATTTAGTCCTGAATGTGAATCCCAGAATATAGCTGCATATGACAACAAAAAGTAA